In a genomic window of Homo sapiens chromosome 22, GRCh38.p14 Primary Assembly:
- the FAM246C gene encoding protein FAM246C (The RefSeq protein has 1 substitution, 2 frameshifts compared to this genomic sequence), giving the protein MAESGRPWAQARSAYRASEVLRRGTGRRRDPGPQSNGPGQEDARAPGRMARLRGQLRAEAASRSEVPRLLKLVERAGAGAAGAGERTGAHSRGSVCSVCGEPRGGATYPAGVLEVSERRLQEGLAAVREELGAGIEALRAELRAELDALRALLPPPPSPPARREPRAVPRAAPRGPTLPRTLGTVSALVAASRPADDAPDGPAECGAHRAPARKNHKKMPVPPGAPQGGGD; this is encoded by the exons ATGGCGGAGCCCGGCCGCCCGTGGGCCCAGGCGCGTAGTGCGTACAGAGCCAGCGAGGTGCTGCGGCGCGGCACGGGCCGCCGGCGGGATCCGGGGCCGCAATCCAATGGGCCGGGCCAGGAAGACGCCCGAGCCCCGGGCCGGATGGCTCGCCTGCGCGGCCAGCTCCGGGCCGAAGCGGCTTCGCGGTCCGAGGTGCCGCGGCTGCTGAAGCTGGTGGAGCGTGCGGGGGCCGGGGCGG CGGGCGCGGGCGAGAGGACCGGCGCGCACAGCCGC GGCTCCGTGTGCTCGGTATGCGGGGAGCCCCGCGGCGGGGCCACCTACCCGGCGGGGGTCCTGGAGGTGAGCGAGCGGCGGCTGCAGGAGGGCCTGGCGGCAGTGCGCGAGGAGCTGGGCGCCGGGATTGAGGCGCTGCGCGCGGAGCTTCGAGCGGAGCTGGATGCCCTGCGcgcgctgctgccgccgccgccgtccCCGCCTGCCCGCCGCGAGCCCCGCGCCGTCCCCCGCGCCGCGCCCCGCGGCCCGACCCTGCCGCGGACGCTCGGCACCGTGAGCGCCCTGGTCGCCGCCTCCAGGCCCGCAGACGACGCCCCGGACGGCCCAGCAGAATGCGGAGCGCACCGAGCCCCGGCCAGGAAGAACCACAAGAAGATGCCAGTGCCGCCTGGGGCCCCGCAAGGTGGCGGGGACTGA